One Micromonospora sp. WMMD812 genomic window carries:
- a CDS encoding NAD(P)/FAD-dependent oxidoreductase, with protein sequence MSSELPARADVVIVGAGHNGLVSAVLLARAGLDVLVLEAADVIGGATRTENPFPKVPGLRHSTGSYLLGLMPPELLATLDVRIPVVRRDPHYFLPTPGGLGSPYLLFGSDTAATRAQLADFFSPADVAADDALQAELAALREDLAPGWLAEPLPVEETADRYVRPALRQVFVDLVRGSVADYLARFEFRSELLVSMYAVTDGLSGLNAGPDDPGTGHNFLVHNMCRLPGSGGTWMIAEGGMGTVSRTFAEAARAAGARILTDAAVREITLDGGAASGVVLADGREVAARVVLGACDPYRLMDLLPDGALPAPLGERMAAVRRTGSTLKLNLALTGLPRFSCLPADAPSPFGSTIHLLPGSASLVGGDATSPMAALRAMWADVRAGRLPDEPTIEWYLHTTVDPTLSDGEGHHSSALFVQSVPYDLAGTTWDAALPGYVEKLIAICERYAPGTGDLIADAVPLPPPGIEAHFGITGGHIHHVDNTVSFTDRMPYATGVDGVYAGSAGCHPAGSVIGAAGHNAAQRILADLNH encoded by the coding sequence ATGAGCAGCGAACTTCCCGCCCGTGCTGACGTCGTGATCGTCGGGGCCGGGCACAACGGCCTGGTCTCCGCCGTCCTGCTGGCCCGCGCCGGGCTCGACGTGCTGGTGCTGGAGGCGGCCGACGTGATCGGTGGCGCGACCCGCACCGAGAACCCGTTCCCGAAGGTGCCCGGGCTGCGCCACTCCACCGGCTCGTACCTGCTCGGGCTGATGCCGCCGGAGCTGCTCGCCACGCTCGACGTCCGGATCCCGGTGGTACGCCGTGACCCGCACTACTTCCTGCCCACCCCGGGCGGGCTCGGCTCGCCGTACCTGCTGTTCGGCAGCGACACGGCCGCCACCCGGGCGCAGCTCGCCGACTTCTTCTCCCCCGCCGACGTGGCCGCCGACGACGCTCTCCAGGCCGAGCTGGCCGCGCTGCGCGAGGACCTGGCGCCGGGCTGGCTCGCCGAGCCGCTGCCGGTGGAGGAGACCGCCGACCGGTACGTCCGCCCCGCGCTGCGGCAGGTCTTCGTCGACCTGGTCCGCGGCTCGGTCGCCGACTACCTGGCCCGGTTCGAGTTCCGCTCCGAGCTGCTGGTCAGCATGTACGCGGTCACCGACGGGCTCTCCGGGCTGAACGCCGGCCCGGACGACCCCGGCACCGGACACAACTTCCTGGTGCACAACATGTGCCGGCTGCCCGGCTCCGGCGGCACCTGGATGATCGCCGAGGGCGGCATGGGCACGGTGTCCCGTACCTTCGCCGAGGCCGCCCGGGCCGCCGGGGCGCGGATCCTCACCGACGCGGCGGTCCGCGAGATCACTCTGGACGGCGGCGCGGCGAGCGGCGTGGTCCTCGCCGACGGCCGCGAGGTGGCCGCGCGGGTGGTGCTCGGGGCGTGTGATCCGTACCGATTGATGGACCTGCTGCCCGACGGCGCGCTCCCGGCGCCGCTCGGCGAGCGGATGGCGGCGGTCCGCCGCACCGGCAGCACGCTCAAGCTCAACCTGGCGCTGACCGGGCTGCCCCGCTTCTCCTGCCTGCCGGCGGACGCGCCGAGCCCGTTCGGCTCCACCATCCACCTGCTGCCCGGGTCGGCGTCGCTGGTCGGCGGGGACGCCACCTCGCCGATGGCCGCGCTGCGTGCCATGTGGGCGGACGTGCGGGCCGGGCGGCTGCCGGACGAGCCGACCATCGAGTGGTACCTGCACACGACGGTCGATCCGACGCTCTCGGACGGCGAGGGACATCACTCGTCCGCGCTGTTCGTCCAGTCGGTGCCGTACGACCTGGCGGGCACGACGTGGGACGCGGCGCTGCCCGGGTACGTCGAGAAGCTGATCGCCATCTGCGAGCGGTACGCGCCCGGCACCGGCGACCTGATCGCCGACGCGGTGCCGCTGCCCCCGCCGGGCATCGAGGCGCACTTCGGCATCACCGGTGGGCACATCCACCACGTGGACAACACGGTCTCGTTCACCGACCGGATGCCCTACGCCACCGGCGTCGACGGCGTGTACGCGGGCAGCGCCGGCTGCCACCCGGCCGGCAGCGTGATCGGCGCCGCCGGCCACAACGCCGCCCAGCGCATCCTCGCCGACCTGAACCACTGA
- a CDS encoding TMEM175 family protein — protein MARDASRVEAFSDAVFAIVLTLMSVDLLQLGPARTDGSGLPRALMHEWPAYLAYVITFAIVGQVWLTHHNMWRYVVRVDQLLLVFNLVLLLFVAVIPFTADLLADNLRGTPADQRLTAALYVGAVLGEALFFNLSWWWARRRRLLNPDLDPRLARAVARRFLLGPVLYLVAFAFVFVDPILSLGLYLLLVGLYLIRGPGDLPSSAR, from the coding sequence ATGGCCCGCGACGCGTCCCGGGTGGAGGCGTTCAGCGACGCCGTCTTCGCGATCGTGCTCACGCTGATGTCGGTCGACCTGCTCCAGCTCGGCCCGGCCCGTACCGACGGGTCGGGCCTGCCGCGGGCGCTCATGCACGAGTGGCCGGCCTACCTGGCGTACGTCATCACCTTCGCCATCGTGGGCCAGGTGTGGCTCACCCACCACAACATGTGGCGGTACGTGGTCCGGGTCGACCAGCTGCTGCTGGTGTTCAACCTGGTGCTGCTGCTCTTCGTGGCGGTCATCCCGTTCACCGCCGACCTGCTGGCCGACAACCTGCGGGGCACCCCCGCCGACCAGCGGCTGACCGCCGCGCTCTACGTGGGCGCGGTGCTCGGCGAGGCGCTCTTCTTCAACCTGAGCTGGTGGTGGGCCCGGCGGAGGCGGCTGCTGAACCCGGACCTGGATCCGCGGCTGGCCCGGGCGGTGGCCCGGCGGTTCCTGCTGGGCCCGGTGCTCTACCTGGTCGCGTTCGCCTTCGTCTTCGTCGACCCGATCCTCAGTCTCGGCCTCTACCTGTTGCTGGTCGGCCTCTACCTGATCCGCGGCCCCGGCGACCTTCCGTCCTCCGCCCGCTGA
- a CDS encoding Rieske 2Fe-2S domain-containing protein, with amino-acid sequence MRVTGTGHASMRIDTAAGSILCDPWVNPAYFASWFPFPDNSLLDWESLGQVDYLYVSHLHRDHFDAKHLKQYVSKDATVLLPEFPTSEMEDEFRALGFTKFLKAPNEQVVELPGGLKIMIQALTSPTDGPIGDSSLWVEYDGVRLLNQNDARPTDLSVFAELGHVHAHLLQFSGAIWYPMVYELPQSAKTAFGKQKRDRQFDRTWRYIDDLKASHVFPIAGPPCFLDDELWQFNDIFGDEGNIFPDQSVFLAEYAKVGGTNGIVLLPGSVAEVTTEGATTTHPVPVEEFFANKVAHLEEMRERKRPIIEAEKASWRHPEVDVLGEMKRRIEPLLDESIYLAKGVGGPVRFDLVGYDGDSVESIVVDFPGKEVRPYADEKVRYRFRTEQALIEQLLHSGEVDWVNSLFLSCRFSAARIGQYNEFVYAFFKCLSEERLQYAEGWYDEHERAVDAEDITLGDWVVQRRCPHLKADLSRFGIVEGDQLTCQLHGWRFDLASGRCLTSVGHKIRAHRADADTPAPAGEAAS; translated from the coding sequence GTGCGAGTGACCGGTACCGGGCACGCCAGCATGCGGATCGACACTGCCGCGGGCAGCATCCTGTGCGACCCGTGGGTCAATCCGGCCTACTTCGCCTCCTGGTTCCCGTTTCCGGACAACTCCCTGCTCGACTGGGAGTCGCTCGGCCAGGTCGACTACCTGTACGTCTCCCACCTGCACCGGGACCACTTCGACGCGAAGCACCTGAAGCAGTACGTGTCGAAGGACGCGACGGTGCTGCTCCCGGAGTTCCCGACCTCGGAGATGGAGGACGAGTTCCGGGCGCTGGGCTTCACCAAGTTCCTCAAGGCGCCGAACGAGCAGGTGGTGGAGCTGCCCGGCGGCCTGAAGATCATGATCCAGGCGCTGACCAGCCCGACCGACGGCCCGATCGGCGACTCGTCGCTCTGGGTGGAGTACGACGGCGTCCGGCTGCTCAACCAGAACGACGCCCGCCCCACCGACCTGAGCGTCTTCGCCGAGTTGGGGCACGTGCACGCGCACCTGCTCCAGTTCTCCGGCGCGATCTGGTACCCGATGGTCTACGAGCTGCCCCAGTCGGCCAAGACCGCGTTCGGCAAGCAGAAGCGGGACCGGCAGTTCGACCGCACCTGGCGCTACATCGACGACCTGAAGGCCTCGCACGTCTTCCCGATCGCCGGCCCGCCCTGCTTCCTGGACGACGAGCTCTGGCAGTTCAACGACATCTTCGGCGACGAGGGGAACATCTTCCCCGACCAGTCGGTCTTCCTGGCCGAGTACGCGAAGGTCGGCGGCACCAACGGCATCGTGCTGCTGCCCGGCAGCGTCGCGGAGGTCACCACGGAGGGCGCGACCACCACCCACCCCGTGCCGGTGGAGGAGTTCTTCGCGAACAAGGTCGCCCACCTCGAGGAGATGCGCGAGCGCAAGCGCCCGATCATCGAGGCGGAGAAGGCGTCCTGGCGGCACCCCGAGGTGGACGTGCTCGGCGAGATGAAGCGCCGGATCGAGCCGCTGCTGGACGAGTCGATCTACCTGGCGAAGGGCGTCGGCGGGCCGGTCCGCTTCGACCTGGTCGGCTACGACGGTGACAGCGTCGAGTCGATCGTGGTGGACTTCCCGGGCAAGGAGGTCCGGCCGTACGCGGACGAGAAGGTGCGCTACCGGTTCCGCACCGAGCAAGCGCTGATCGAGCAGTTGCTGCACAGCGGCGAGGTGGACTGGGTCAACTCGCTCTTCCTCTCCTGCCGGTTCTCGGCCGCGCGGATCGGCCAGTACAACGAGTTCGTCTACGCCTTCTTCAAGTGCCTCTCAGAGGAGCGGCTCCAGTACGCCGAGGGCTGGTACGACGAGCACGAGCGCGCCGTCGACGCCGAGGACATCACCCTGGGCGACTGGGTCGTGCAGCGCCGCTGCCCGCACCTCAAGGCGGACCTGAGCCGGTTCGGCATCGTCGAGGGCGACCAGCTCACCTGCCAGCTGCACGGCTGGCGGTTCGACCTGGCCAGCGGCCGCTGCCTGACCAGCGTGGGGCACAAGATCCGGGCGCACCGCGCCGACGCCGACACCCCCGCCCCCGCCGGTGAGGCCGCCAGCTGA
- a CDS encoding tetratricopeptide repeat protein has protein sequence MSGTGDRDLLKRAYEAWDAQDWPVAGEVLERLVRRQPDHPEAAVWWYDAALAHKFLRNWAKAYELGREAAARAERGTQDPAFWNLGIAATIMGDWATARDAWQGFGIPVPDGEGEIVADFGVTPIRLDPGGRAEVVWARRLCPTRARVLNVPTPGSGRRFGEIVVHDGAPNGERVVDGRTFSVFDELLLWRASELPTTTVSIAAATVEDVHALVALFEEREYGAESWSSHEIICACCSEGQVSQDPRHGVAGEQRMSLAAPPHEVPVLLERWRAEAPGSRGWAPTPAD, from the coding sequence ATGTCCGGCACCGGCGATCGGGACCTGCTGAAGCGGGCGTACGAGGCGTGGGACGCGCAGGACTGGCCGGTCGCCGGGGAGGTGCTCGAGCGGCTTGTCCGCCGGCAGCCGGATCATCCGGAGGCGGCGGTCTGGTGGTACGACGCGGCCCTGGCGCACAAGTTCCTGCGGAACTGGGCCAAAGCGTACGAACTGGGCCGGGAGGCCGCGGCGCGGGCCGAGCGTGGAACCCAGGATCCGGCGTTCTGGAACCTCGGCATCGCCGCCACGATCATGGGGGACTGGGCCACCGCCCGCGATGCCTGGCAGGGCTTCGGCATCCCGGTTCCGGACGGCGAGGGGGAGATCGTCGCGGACTTCGGCGTCACCCCAATCCGGCTGGATCCGGGCGGGCGTGCGGAGGTGGTGTGGGCTCGCCGGCTCTGCCCGACCCGGGCGCGGGTGCTCAACGTGCCGACCCCTGGATCGGGGCGCCGGTTCGGCGAGATCGTGGTGCACGACGGCGCGCCGAACGGCGAACGGGTGGTCGACGGGCGGACCTTCTCCGTCTTCGACGAGTTGCTGCTCTGGCGGGCCTCGGAGCTGCCCACCACCACCGTGTCGATCGCGGCGGCGACCGTCGAGGACGTGCACGCCCTGGTGGCGCTGTTCGAGGAGCGCGAGTACGGCGCCGAGTCGTGGAGCAGTCACGAGATCATCTGCGCCTGTTGCAGCGAGGGCCAGGTCAGTCAGGATCCGCGACACGGGGTCGCCGGGGAGCAGCGGATGAGCCTGGCCGCGCCCCCGCACGAGGTGCCCGTGCTGCTGGAGCGCTGGCGGGCCGAGGCGCCCGGCAGCCGCGGCTGGGCGCCGACGCCGGCCGACTGA
- a CDS encoding DUF2631 domain-containing protein — translation MAGSEPVTAPDQHKPGHRKSGRIGAVLSAAVLVLMAFWGNHEGQVEDIWLIAGAVVLLAIVIGDAVLRRNGLRS, via the coding sequence GTGGCAGGAAGCGAGCCGGTAACCGCGCCAGATCAGCACAAGCCCGGACACCGCAAGTCGGGACGGATCGGGGCGGTGCTCTCGGCGGCGGTATTGGTGCTCATGGCGTTCTGGGGCAACCACGAGGGCCAGGTCGAGGACATCTGGCTGATCGCCGGAGCCGTGGTGCTGCTGGCCATCGTGATCGGCGACGCGGTGCTGCGGCGCAACGGCCTGCGCTCCTGA
- a CDS encoding DivIVA domain-containing protein, which translates to MASQGQRFRRKALRRGYKVDEVDAFLDRVEATLAGQPVGAPVASQEVHDVVFRVRFNGYDEWQVDLHLDRVERQLAELEERGAAAGRGGDPRLGDRMGPPDRMAPPMRDDRGLSPVPQPLPPRPMPAQAGPPADRYGGRYDEPTGAFAGGYDGPRGGYDAPRGPGGPGGPGGPGPGPGMPMGPGAPMGGPAGPQRGLPPGPGGYGQDDQRYGQDEQRYGQDEQRFDGFEAGRRARSDMTAEIRMPERDPRDMRRGPQGPPMPQQGLGGPPMGGPPAVPGPPVGGPPMGGPPMAGPPGSDLYRVDQIRRSFQVRRFGSGYDPDQVDRFFESLLGGMAGRNQMPVNPKDLDTLRFGLVPGGYFEAEVDAALKDVQDILFGR; encoded by the coding sequence GTGGCGAGTCAGGGTCAGCGTTTCCGGCGGAAGGCGCTTCGCCGGGGATACAAGGTCGACGAGGTGGACGCCTTCCTCGACCGGGTGGAGGCGACACTCGCCGGTCAGCCGGTCGGCGCGCCCGTGGCCTCCCAGGAGGTCCACGACGTCGTCTTCCGGGTCCGGTTCAACGGCTACGACGAGTGGCAGGTCGACCTGCACCTCGACCGGGTCGAGCGCCAGCTGGCCGAGCTGGAGGAGCGCGGCGCCGCCGCCGGGCGCGGTGGCGACCCCCGGCTCGGTGACCGGATGGGCCCGCCGGACCGGATGGCGCCACCGATGCGCGACGACCGCGGCCTGTCGCCGGTCCCGCAGCCGCTGCCGCCCCGGCCGATGCCGGCCCAGGCCGGCCCGCCCGCCGACCGCTATGGCGGCCGCTACGACGAGCCCACCGGCGCCTTCGCCGGCGGGTACGACGGCCCGCGCGGCGGCTACGACGCTCCGCGTGGCCCCGGTGGCCCCGGTGGCCCCGGTGGCCCCGGCCCGGGCCCCGGCATGCCGATGGGTCCGGGTGCCCCGATGGGCGGCCCGGCCGGCCCGCAGCGCGGCCTGCCACCGGGCCCGGGCGGCTACGGCCAGGACGACCAGCGCTACGGGCAGGACGAGCAGCGCTACGGGCAGGACGAGCAGCGCTTCGACGGCTTCGAGGCCGGCCGGCGCGCCCGCTCCGACATGACGGCCGAGATCCGGATGCCCGAGCGGGACCCGCGGGACATGCGCCGCGGCCCGCAGGGCCCGCCGATGCCGCAGCAGGGGCTCGGCGGCCCGCCGATGGGCGGCCCGCCCGCGGTGCCCGGCCCGCCGGTCGGCGGTCCGCCGATGGGCGGCCCCCCGATGGCCGGCCCGCCCGGCAGCGACCTCTACCGGGTCGACCAGATCCGCCGCAGCTTCCAGGTGCGCCGCTTCGGCAGCGGGTACGACCCGGACCAGGTCGACCGCTTCTTCGAGAGCCTGCTCGGCGGGATGGCCGGCCGCAATCAGATGCCGGTCAACCCGAAGGACCTGGACACGCTGCGCTTCGGCCTGGTGCCGGGCGGCTACTTCGAGGCCGAGGTGGACGCCGCGCTCAAGGACGTGCAGGACATCCTCTTCGGCCGCTGA
- the rlmN gene encoding 23S rRNA (adenine(2503)-C(2))-methyltransferase RlmN, producing the protein MTSLPLIPVAPGAPAARRAAMPPQHLADLDLAGRQALMSELGEPAFRAKQVSTHYFGRLVRDPQLMTDLPAATRERLADRLLPPLLSPVRELACDDGATRKALWRLHDGSLVESVLMGYPDRVTVCISSQAGCGMACPFCATGQAGLTRNLSTAEIVDQAVYLAGVAASGAVAGSPARLSHVVFMGMGEPLANYSRVIAAIRRLVAPAPEGLGLSQRHITVSTVGLVPAIRRLASEDLSVTLALSLHAPDDDLRDELVPVNQRWKVAEVLDAAWDYAARTGRRVSIEYAMIKNVNDQPWRADLLGRLLAGKLAHVNLIPLNPTPGSRWDASPKPVEREFVRRLRDAGVSTTVRDTRGREIDGACGQLAAAEDMDTDRAGVAPA; encoded by the coding sequence ATGACGAGCCTGCCCCTGATCCCCGTCGCCCCGGGCGCCCCCGCCGCGCGCCGGGCCGCCATGCCCCCGCAACACCTCGCCGACCTCGACCTGGCCGGCCGCCAGGCGTTGATGTCGGAGCTGGGCGAGCCCGCGTTCCGCGCGAAGCAGGTCTCCACGCACTACTTCGGCCGGCTGGTCCGTGACCCGCAGCTGATGACCGACCTGCCGGCCGCCACCCGGGAGCGGCTGGCCGACCGGCTGCTGCCCCCGCTGCTCAGCCCGGTCCGCGAGTTGGCCTGCGACGACGGCGCCACCCGCAAGGCGCTGTGGCGACTGCACGACGGCTCGCTGGTCGAGAGCGTGCTGATGGGCTATCCGGACCGGGTCACCGTCTGCATCTCCAGCCAGGCCGGCTGCGGCATGGCCTGCCCGTTCTGCGCCACCGGCCAGGCCGGGCTGACCCGCAACCTCTCGACCGCCGAGATCGTGGACCAGGCGGTCTATCTGGCCGGGGTGGCCGCCTCCGGGGCGGTGGCGGGGTCCCCGGCCCGCCTGTCGCACGTGGTGTTCATGGGCATGGGCGAGCCGCTGGCCAACTACTCCCGGGTGATCGCGGCTATCCGCCGGCTGGTCGCCCCGGCACCGGAGGGCCTCGGGCTGTCCCAGCGGCACATCACCGTTTCCACGGTCGGCCTGGTTCCGGCCATCCGCCGACTGGCCAGCGAAGACCTCTCAGTGACTCTTGCGTTGTCGTTGCACGCCCCCGATGATGATCTGCGCGACGAACTCGTGCCGGTCAACCAGCGCTGGAAGGTAGCCGAGGTGCTGGACGCAGCGTGGGACTACGCGGCCCGGACGGGACGGCGTGTGTCGATCGAGTACGCAATGATCAAGAACGTGAACGACCAGCCGTGGCGAGCTGACCTGCTCGGTCGGCTGCTGGCCGGCAAGTTGGCCCATGTGAACCTCATTCCGCTCAACCCGACGCCGGGCAGCCGCTGGGATGCGAGCCCGAAGCCGGTCGAGCGGGAGTTCGTCCGGCGCTTGCGCGACGCCGGGGTGTCCACCACGGTGCGGGACACCCGGGGGCGCGAGATCGACGGCGCGTGTGGGCAGCTCGCCGCCGCGGAGGACATGGATACCGACCGCGCCGGAGTGGCACCGGCGTGA
- a CDS encoding phosphatidate cytidylyltransferase, translating to MSHPDPYGSTEPRGWDRPDRPAALPWPEPEVEPGPWTRHPSAGPELYAEPRTQPRPSADPYGDRGGPYPPDPYDDRGGHYPPDSYDDGRRYPANPYPYRGGPEQHGDPRRPGPYPDRGRPRDDRHPDERHDGHPDERYDRRPDDRRPDERYDRERYDRDPDERYDRYADDPRHDRYDGPVGAGPVRYDDDSGYPTAQLEPVRVDLTQDTVTEAERPPGRRQPGRRRASIDRPATQQPTGRAGRNLPAAIGVGLGLGALILVPLFFFRPAFLAVIIAAVCVGVWEMARAVRRSGAHPPLVPLVAGGALTVGLAWYAGPDALSLGLLVTVLGTMIWRLGDGPGGYQRDLTASTLIAVYVPFLGGFAALLAAAPDDGEWRILATLVAVVLSDTGGYAAGVAFGKHPMAPSVSPKKSWEGFAGSVTAAALGSAVLIWQMFDVAPWWGALFGVVVSGAAVLGDLGESMIKRDLGVKDMSNLLPGHGGLMDRLDSVLFAVPAAYLLLAVVVPVAG from the coding sequence ATGTCCCACCCCGACCCCTACGGCAGCACCGAGCCCCGCGGCTGGGACCGACCGGACCGGCCGGCGGCCCTGCCCTGGCCGGAGCCCGAGGTCGAACCGGGGCCGTGGACGCGGCACCCGAGCGCCGGCCCGGAGCTGTACGCCGAGCCGAGGACCCAACCCCGCCCGTCCGCTGACCCGTACGGCGACCGCGGTGGCCCGTACCCGCCCGACCCGTACGACGACCGAGGTGGCCACTACCCGCCGGACTCGTACGACGACGGCCGCCGGTACCCGGCCAACCCGTACCCGTACCGCGGTGGGCCTGAGCAGCACGGCGATCCTCGCCGCCCCGGACCGTACCCGGATCGGGGTCGCCCTCGGGACGACCGCCACCCGGACGAGCGCCACGACGGCCACCCGGACGAGCGTTACGACCGGCGGCCGGACGACCGCCGTCCGGACGAGCGTTACGACCGCGAGCGCTACGACCGTGACCCCGACGAGCGGTACGACCGGTACGCCGACGACCCTCGCCACGACCGGTACGACGGGCCGGTGGGCGCGGGTCCGGTCCGGTACGACGACGACTCCGGGTACCCGACCGCCCAGTTGGAGCCGGTGCGGGTCGACCTCACCCAGGACACGGTGACCGAGGCGGAGCGCCCCCCGGGCCGGCGACAGCCGGGCCGGCGGCGGGCCAGCATCGACCGCCCCGCCACGCAGCAGCCGACGGGCCGCGCCGGGCGTAACCTTCCCGCCGCCATCGGCGTCGGGTTAGGCCTCGGGGCGCTGATCCTGGTCCCGCTCTTCTTCTTCCGGCCGGCGTTCCTCGCGGTGATCATCGCCGCGGTGTGCGTGGGCGTCTGGGAGATGGCCCGCGCGGTCCGCCGCAGCGGCGCCCACCCGCCGCTGGTGCCGCTGGTGGCCGGTGGCGCGCTCACCGTCGGGCTGGCCTGGTACGCCGGGCCGGACGCGCTCAGTCTGGGCCTGCTGGTCACCGTGCTGGGCACGATGATCTGGCGGTTGGGCGACGGGCCGGGCGGCTACCAGCGCGACCTCACCGCGTCCACCCTGATCGCGGTCTACGTGCCGTTCCTCGGCGGGTTCGCCGCGCTGCTGGCGGCGGCGCCCGACGACGGCGAGTGGCGGATCCTGGCCACCCTGGTCGCGGTGGTGCTCTCCGACACCGGCGGGTACGCCGCCGGCGTCGCCTTCGGCAAGCACCCGATGGCGCCGTCGGTGAGCCCGAAGAAGTCCTGGGAGGGCTTCGCCGGTTCGGTCACCGCGGCGGCGCTCGGCAGCGCCGTGCTGATCTGGCAGATGTTCGACGTGGCCCCCTGGTGGGGCGCGCTGTTCGGGGTCGTCGTCTCCGGCGCCGCGGTCCTCGGCGATCTCGGCGAGTCCATGATCAAGCGGGATCTCGGCGTGAAGGACATGAGCAACCTGCTGCCCGGGCACGGCGGGTTGATGGACCGGCTGGACTCGGTCCTCTTCGCGGTGCCGGCCGCGTATCTGCTGCTGGCGGTCGTCGTACCGGTGGCGGGCTGA
- the frr gene encoding ribosome recycling factor yields the protein MIDDTLLEAEEKMERAIEHAKEEFGAIRTGRATPAMFSKVIIDYYGTPTPLTQMASVAIPEPRMAIIKPYDASQINAMEKAIRDSDLGVNPNNEGNQLRILLPQMTEERRRDMIKVARHKGEEAKVAIRNIRRRGKEELDRIVKDGEAGEDEGRRAEKELDDLTQRFVGNVDELIKHKETELLEV from the coding sequence GTGATCGACGACACCCTCCTCGAGGCCGAGGAGAAGATGGAGCGTGCGATCGAGCACGCCAAGGAGGAGTTCGGCGCGATCCGGACCGGCCGCGCCACGCCGGCCATGTTCTCCAAGGTCATCATCGACTACTACGGCACGCCCACGCCGCTGACCCAGATGGCGTCCGTCGCGATCCCCGAGCCGCGGATGGCCATCATCAAGCCGTACGACGCGTCGCAGATCAACGCCATGGAGAAGGCGATCCGCGACTCGGACCTCGGCGTGAACCCGAACAACGAGGGCAACCAGCTGCGCATCCTGCTCCCGCAGATGACCGAGGAGCGTCGCCGCGACATGATCAAGGTCGCCCGGCACAAGGGTGAGGAGGCCAAGGTGGCGATCCGCAACATCCGCCGCCGCGGCAAGGAGGAGCTGGACCGGATCGTCAAGGACGGCGAGGCCGGCGAGGACGAGGGCCGCCGCGCCGAGAAGGAGCTCGACGACCTTACCCAGCGTTTCGTGGGGAACGTCGACGAGCTCATCAAGCACAAGGAGACCGAGCTGCTCGAGGTCTGA
- the pyrH gene encoding UMP kinase, which yields MTQVVSDRTLAVDDPTAPPPGRARRVVLKLSGEVFGGGAIGVDPDVVQAIARQIATVVRRGVQVSVVVGGGNFFRGAELQKRGMDRARADYMGMLGTVMNCLALQDFLEKEGIETRVQSAITMAQVAEPYIPLRAIRHLEKGRVVIFGAGAGMPYFSTDTVAAQRALEIRADVVLMSKNGVDGVYTADPRVDPTASKFDSITFSEVLRRNLRVADAAAFSLCMENGLPMLVFGAQGDDTIVRAVGGDKIGTLITA from the coding sequence ATGACGCAGGTTGTGAGTGACCGGACGCTGGCGGTGGACGATCCGACCGCCCCGCCGCCCGGCCGGGCTCGCCGGGTGGTGCTGAAGCTCTCCGGCGAGGTCTTCGGTGGCGGCGCGATCGGCGTGGACCCGGACGTCGTACAGGCCATCGCCCGCCAGATCGCGACCGTGGTGCGCCGGGGCGTGCAGGTGTCGGTGGTGGTCGGCGGCGGCAACTTCTTCCGCGGCGCCGAGCTGCAGAAGCGCGGCATGGACCGGGCCCGGGCCGACTACATGGGCATGCTCGGCACCGTGATGAACTGCCTCGCGCTCCAGGACTTCCTGGAGAAGGAGGGCATCGAGACCCGGGTGCAGAGCGCGATCACCATGGCCCAGGTCGCCGAGCCGTACATCCCGCTGCGCGCCATCCGGCACCTGGAGAAGGGTCGGGTCGTCATCTTCGGCGCCGGCGCCGGCATGCCGTACTTCTCCACCGACACCGTCGCCGCGCAGCGGGCGCTGGAGATCCGCGCCGACGTGGTGCTGATGAGCAAGAACGGCGTGGACGGCGTCTACACCGCCGACCCCCGGGTCGACCCCACCGCCAGCAAGTTCGACTCGATCACCTTCTCCGAGGTGCTGCGCCGCAACCTGCGGGTCGCGGACGCGGCGGCGTTCAGCCTCTGCATGGAGAACGGCCTGCCGATGCTGGTATTCGGCGCGCAGGGAGACGACACCATCGTCCGCGCCGTCGGTGGCGACAAGATCGGCACCCTGATCACCGCCTGA